The segment GAAGACGATCTCGTGGCAGCCGATGCCCTTTCCCTGCACGACGGTCTCCGTGACGAAGCCACGCGGCTCCACGAAGGCCTGTTGCGCCTCCACGGTGGCGTACTCGTAGGGAAACCCTCCCACCCAGTCTTCGATGTCGTGCCAGCGGCTCATGCCACGCCGACCGTCCTGATAGCGCGTCCAGAGCCGCAGATAATCGAGAGGCCGGCGATGCCGCACGGCGCTCAGGACGTTGTGGGCCTCGTAGGGCAGCATGGCCGCCATCGCGAAGGGCGGCTGGAGCATGCGGGGAAGCTTGACGTAGGTCCGCTTCACGTGCCACCAGGCGCGGCTCTCGCGGCCGCGGTCCGCATAGATGGCCAGGAAGAAGCGGCCGCCCGGGGCCACCCGCGCCGCCGCGTTCTCGATCGCCTTCCACATGTTGCCGGTGTGGTGCAGGACCCCCCAGGCGTACACGATGTCGAAGGTGCCCAGGGAGGCCATGAAGCTGTCATCCAGCACCGAGCCCCGCGTCACGACCCAGTCGGGGTCGTCGGGGAAGTACCGACGTCGCAGCTCCTGCGTGCAGCCCACGGAGTTGGGATCGAAGTCGAAGGAGCGGACCTTTGCGCCCAGGCGGCGAGCCACCAGGCTGGAGAGGCCGCTGCCGGACCCGATGTCCAGGAACGAGAGCCCCGACAGGTCGTCGGTGCCGAGGACCCCGACGAAGGCCCGCTCCGCGTTCTCGATTCGCTCGTCGTTCAGCACCGAGAGGAACCGCCGCCAGTTCTCACCGAACTGGAAGCGTTCCTCGAGGGGCGTCTCCTGGACCGTCACTCGCCTCCTCCGCGAGTCGGGGGATCGTTGGGGCGCCGGATCTTCAAGTTCCGCGCCCGGGGCCCGCGGGGCCAGCCCTCGCGGCGTGATTCAGTCACCGGCGTACGCATCGGGCACATCCGCTGCGAAGAGGGAGGCGTCGGCGAGGCGCCGGCCCAACGGAGTGCGGCGCTTGGTCCACTGACGCAGCCCATAGTAGCCGTGATAGAGGCGTGTCCAGGCCCGGGAGCCGGCCGCCGGGGCCTCGTGGGGATACCCGTAACGGTCGAGTCCCCGCGCCAGCGCACCCTCCAGGGCCCGGGCCTCGGCGGGCTCCAGCGAGCGGCGCCAGCGCCCCACGAAGCCGCCCTCCGCCTGGGGGAAGGACGTGTTGGGTCGCGCGACGGACCCCACGGCGCCGGCCAGGATGCGGTCGTAGGGCAGGTCGTGTCCGATGAAGACACCCACGTCCTCGAGGGTGGCTTCGGGCCGCTCCACGAGGTCCTCGTACCGGACGACCCGGTAGGCCGGGCCCAGGCGCGCCCCCTGCCGGGCGCCCTCCAGCACCATCCACTCCCAGGCCGCGGCCGCCGCGAACGCAGCCCGACGGCGATCGCCCGGGAGGGGGCGGATCCAGCCCTGCTTCTCCAGGGACAACGCCACGTCGCGTCCGTCGCGGATCACGTGCAGGAACCGCGCGTCCGGCAGGCTGCGGCCGATCTGCTCCAGGTGGAGGAGATGGGCAGGCGTGCTCTCGGCCCACCTTGGCACGCCCTGTCGGTCGGCCATCATCTCCATGACCAGTCGCAGGAAGCTCCCGGCGTCGTGGAAGTCGTCCACCCGGTCCCGCACCTCGGCGGCGTCCAGACCGGACAGGCGGAGCATCACGCC is part of the Gemmatimonadota bacterium genome and harbors:
- a CDS encoding class I SAM-dependent methyltransferase — encoded protein: MTVQETPLEERFQFGENWRRFLSVLNDERIENAERAFVGVLGTDDLSGLSFLDIGSGSGLSSLVARRLGAKVRSFDFDPNSVGCTQELRRRYFPDDPDWVVTRGSVLDDSFMASLGTFDIVYAWGVLHHTGNMWKAIENAAARVAPGGRFFLAIYADRGRESRAWWHVKRTYVKLPRMLQPPFAMAAMLPYEAHNVLSAVRHRRPLDYLRLWTRYQDGRRGMSRWHDIEDWVGGFPYEYATVEAQQAFVEPRGFVTETVVQGKGIGCHEIVF
- a CDS encoding sulfotransferase; translated protein: MSSARATAPVFVVGSPRSGTTLLYHMLLSTGDFVNYRTETHVFNSLAPYAGDLRQRRNRERLLDLWLGGVMLRLSGLDAAEVRDRVDDFHDAGSFLRLVMEMMADRQGVPRWAESTPAHLLHLEQIGRSLPDARFLHVIRDGRDVALSLEKQGWIRPLPGDRRRAAFAAAAAWEWMVLEGARQGARLGPAYRVVRYEDLVERPEATLEDVGVFIGHDLPYDRILAGAVGSVARPNTSFPQAEGGFVGRWRRSLEPAEARALEGALARGLDRYGYPHEAPAAGSRAWTRLYHGYYGLRQWTKRRTPLGRRLADASLFAADVPDAYAGD